In the genome of Cryptomeria japonica chromosome 8, Sugi_1.0, whole genome shotgun sequence, one region contains:
- the LOC131048407 gene encoding protein argonaute 7, producing the protein MDSECQQQLYRIVEAEDRPTEKNVEEIIQPATENFSGKQGLITQHQLQISSGLAESLNSIKEDSEKGKGNQFRIEEKFPQKICVIDYLRENCSLICKDCDRFSDEDREKAEKKLKGLKVRVTHRRCAQKYTVNGLTNEMTRDLKFEVTESSGLKKDIGIIDYFVHVKKYTSAIRYQFLPCLDLVLKPGDESIYVPIEFCEILAKDNLNLQRIEFPTAEEMGHTILDTIRKDDGVKVNQFQIAMIKNKRSIVSAAVHRPPQLKLGSEKEITPVQKKGQYNLLNRRVYDSKAIDNKWGLLFFSNDPQPPPQWPSTIIQKFMSSLAKICTEIGMKMAEEPQLCQYQSMECFSDLAKLRLTLKNLHKKGLEILVCVMEAEKCPGYKTLKLVAETEIGLITQCCLLANVNKYCDLSCKQSPQYLANLALKINAKLGGIKAVLEQSPFGNSKVFIFGGDVKFPSSNDNSPSVAALVGSINNPACNRYLTRIRYQDSAEQHINQLADMAKDLIDEYRDINRGLPEKIIFFRQGISDYQLKRAVNKEIAALKQAVSKYEGKYEPRISFIVAQKSRRTRLEVAEEHNTYKWRSVPPGTVVENSPNSNCKQLNFLMCSHNGQSEKSRPTYYRLVYDENEFTLAQLQMFINDLCYTCVRSKEPLSLPPPLYYAHLAAYRGKHYAEASSSFALNLPKIPKLIHNNSMFFC; encoded by the exons ATGGATTCTGAATGCCAACAACAACTATACAGAATAGTTGAGGCAGAGGATCGGCCCACAGAGAAAAATGTAGAGGAGATTATACAGCCTGCAACTGAAAATTTCAGTGGAAAACAAGGATTGATCACTCAGCATCAACTTCAAATCTCTTCAG GCCTCGCCGAATCCTTGAATAGCATCAAGGAGGACAGTGAGAAAGGGAAGGGAAATCAATTTCGAATTGAGGAAAAATTTCCCCAAAAGATTTGTGTTATTGATTACCTGCGGGAGAACTGTTCTTTGATTTGCAAGGACTGTGATCGTTTCTCTGATGAAGACAGAGAAAAGGCCGAGAAGAAGTTGAAGGGGCTTAAAGTGAGGGTTACGCATAGAAGGTGTGCACAAAAATATACAGTAAATGGTCTAACGAATGAGATGACCAGAGATCTCAAATTTGAGGTTACTGAAAGTAGCGGATTAAAGAAGGATATTGGAATCATAGACTATTTCGTTCATGTAAAGAAGTACACTTCTGCTATCAGATACCAATTTTTGCCTTGTTTGGATCTGGTTCTTAAACCTGGAGATGAGTCTATTTATGTTCCGATAGAATTCTGTGAAATTTTAGCCAAGGATAATTTAAATTTGCAAAGGATTGAATTTCCAACTGCAGAAGAGATGGGACACACAATCCTTGACACGATAAGGAAAGACGATGGAGTGAAAGT GAATCAGTTTCAAATTGCAATGATTAAAAACAAGAGATCAATTGTGAGCGCTGCAGTTCACAGACCTCCGCAGCTCAAGCTCGGAAGCGAAAAGGAAATAACCCCTGTTCAAAAAAAGGGGCAGTATAACCTGCTTAACAGGCGTGTCTATGACAGCAAGGCCATTGACAACAAATGGGGTCTCTTATTCTTCAGCAATGATCCTCAGCCCCCTCCACAATGGCCCTCCACTATTATCCAAAAATTCATGTCTTCCTTGGCCAAAATATGCACAGAGATCGGAATGAAAATGGCAGAAGAACCTCAACTCTGCCAATATCAATCGATGGAATGCTTCTCTGACCTCGCAAAGCTTCGCTTAACTTTAAAAAACCTGCACAAGAAGGGCCTAGAAATCTTAGTATGCGTCATGGAAGCGGAGAAATGTCCGGGATACAAAACCCTAAAACTTGTTGCAGAAACAGAGATAGGGTTAATTACTCAATGTTGTCTGCTTGCAAACGTCAATAAATACTGCGATCTGTCCTGTAAGCAGTCGCCGCAGTATCTGGCCAATTTAGCCCTGAAAATAAACGCCAAATTAGGCGGAATCAAGGCCGTTCTTGAGCAGAGTCCGTTTGGGAATTCCAAGGTTTTCATATTTGGGGGCGATGTGAAGTTTCCATCCAGTAACGACAACAGTCCTTCTGTGGCTGCACTTGTGGGAAGCATCAATAACCCGGCCTGCAATCGATATCTGACCAGAATCAGATATCAAGATTCCGCAGAGCAGCATATAAATCAGCTTGCAGATATGGCCAAAGATCTTATTGACGAATACAGAGACATAAACAGGGGTTTACCAGAAAAGATCATTTTCTTCAGACAGGGCATCAGCGACTATCAATTGAAACGAGCGGTCAATAAAGAAATCGCTGCTCTGAAACAAGCAGTGAGCAAATATGAAGGTAAATATGAGCCGCgcatttccttcattgttgctcAGAAGAGTCGCCGTACAAGACTAGAAGTCGCTGAGGAACACAACACTTACAAATGGCGCAGTGTTCCTCCTGGCACAGTTGTGGAAAATTCTCCAAATTCCAACTGTAAACAGCTGAATTTCTTAATGTGCAGTCACAACGGGCAATCAGAAAAAAGCAGGCCAACATATTATCGCCTTGTGTATGATGAAAATGAATTTACTCTGGCTCAGCTGCAGATGTTCATTAATGACCTCTGTTATACTTGTGTGAGAAGCAAAGAGCCACTGTCACTGCCGCCTCCCCTGTATTACGCACATCTTGCGGCATATCGCGGAAAGCATTATGCAGAAGCTTCTTCTTCATTTGCACTCAACTTGCCCAAAATTCCGAAACTCATACACAACAACTCCATGTTCTTCTGTTGA